A single region of the Gemella sp. zg-570 genome encodes:
- the ung gene encoding uracil-DNA glycosylase, with protein sequence MDTSWKKFFKNYPKRQDLGNVLDEINKQRAKTTIFPPQNEVFKVFNLALEDIKVVILGQDPYHNDNQACGLSFSVKDGLPLPKSLINIYKELHDDLAIAPRKSGNLEAWHKQGVFLLNSVLTVEKNKPASHSNLGWEDFTDYIIKEISNECNNIVFILWGGFARSKKKLIDVKKHYIIESAHPSPLSAYRGFFGSKPFSKTNEFLKSVNKEEIKW encoded by the coding sequence ATGGATACTTCATGGAAAAAATTTTTTAAAAATTATCCTAAACGACAAGACCTTGGCAATGTGCTAGATGAAATAAATAAACAAAGGGCAAAAACAACAATCTTCCCTCCTCAAAATGAAGTATTTAAAGTTTTTAATTTAGCCCTTGAAGATATAAAGGTGGTAATACTGGGACAAGACCCCTATCACAATGATAATCAGGCTTGCGGTTTAAGTTTTTCTGTAAAAGATGGCCTACCTCTACCCAAAAGTTTAATAAATATTTACAAAGAACTGCATGACGACTTGGCTATAGCTCCTAGAAAAAGTGGCAACTTAGAAGCCTGGCACAAGCAGGGAGTTTTTTTGCTTAATTCTGTTCTGACGGTTGAAAAAAATAAGCCAGCTAGTCATTCAAATCTTGGTTGGGAAGATTTTACAGACTACATTATAAAAGAAATATCTAATGAGTGTAATAATATTGTTTTTATTCTTTGGGGAGGTTTTGCTCGTAGCAAAAAGAAACTTATAGACGTTAAAAAACATTATATTATCGAATCAGCCCACCCAAGTCCCTTGTCTGCTTATAGAGGATTTTTCGGAAGCAAGCCCTTCTCAAAAACCAACGAATTTCTAAAATCTGTAAACAAAGAAGAAATAAAGTGGTAG